In Corallococcus caeni, a single genomic region encodes these proteins:
- a CDS encoding isoaspartyl peptidase/L-asparaginase family protein: MSPTFSPRMHRSLLAGTALLLAPMGCATSSQVGAARDEAALRTDEPPRVKPKWGLVIHGGAGVISRENLSPEREAAMRAVLTQALQAGHAVLAKGGRSLDAVTAAIHVLEDSPYFNAGKGAVFNHDGVNELDAAVMDGKTRMAGAVAGVRHIQNPIDLARLVMEKSPHVMMVGDGAEAFAQSQGMPLVDAKYFYTEERWQGLQRALEQERAKEAPPTQVQPPTAPETPGQPAAPAQPQPQPGSSLTPGVDPITGDHKFGTVGAVALDQHGDLAAGTSTGGMTNKRFGRVGDSPIIGAGTYADERCAVSATGHGEFFIRYTVARDICARVEYQDLPLPEAASYVINDVLVKAGGEGGVIAMDRQGHVAMPFNSSGMYRGYIGEDGTPTVAIFQQP, translated from the coding sequence ATGTCCCCCACGTTCTCTCCCCGGATGCACCGGAGCCTGCTCGCGGGCACGGCGCTGCTGCTGGCCCCCATGGGCTGCGCCACGTCCTCGCAGGTGGGCGCCGCGCGTGACGAGGCGGCCCTGCGCACGGATGAACCGCCGCGCGTGAAGCCGAAGTGGGGCTTGGTCATCCACGGCGGCGCGGGCGTGATTTCGCGCGAGAACCTCAGCCCGGAGCGCGAGGCCGCGATGCGCGCCGTGCTCACGCAGGCGCTCCAGGCGGGGCACGCGGTGCTGGCGAAGGGAGGCCGGAGCCTGGACGCGGTGACGGCGGCCATCCACGTGCTGGAGGACTCGCCGTACTTCAACGCCGGCAAGGGCGCGGTGTTCAACCACGACGGCGTGAACGAGCTGGACGCGGCGGTGATGGACGGCAAGACGCGCATGGCCGGCGCGGTGGCCGGCGTGCGCCACATCCAGAACCCCATCGACCTGGCGCGGCTGGTGATGGAGAAGTCGCCGCACGTGATGATGGTGGGCGACGGGGCGGAGGCCTTCGCGCAATCGCAGGGCATGCCCCTGGTGGACGCGAAGTACTTCTACACGGAGGAGCGCTGGCAGGGCCTCCAGCGCGCGCTGGAGCAGGAGCGCGCGAAGGAGGCGCCGCCGACGCAGGTGCAGCCACCCACGGCACCGGAGACACCTGGACAGCCCGCGGCACCGGCCCAACCCCAGCCGCAGCCCGGCTCGTCGCTGACGCCGGGCGTGGACCCCATCACGGGGGACCACAAGTTCGGCACGGTGGGCGCGGTGGCGTTGGATCAACACGGCGACCTCGCGGCGGGCACGTCCACGGGCGGCATGACCAACAAGCGCTTCGGCCGGGTGGGGGACTCGCCCATCATCGGCGCGGGCACCTACGCGGATGAGCGCTGCGCCGTCTCCGCCACGGGACACGGCGAGTTCTTCATCCGCTACACCGTGGCGCGCGACATCTGCGCCCGCGTCGAGTACCAGGACCTGCCGCTCCCGGAGGCCGCCAGCTACGTCATCAACGACGTGCTGGTGAAGGCCGGCGGCGAGGGCGGCGTCATCGCCATGGACCGCCAGGGCCACGTGGCCATGCCCTTCAACTCCAGCGGCATGTACCGCGGCTACATCGGCGAGGACGGCACGCCCACCGTCGCCATCTTCCAGCAACCCTAG
- a CDS encoding type 1 glutamine amidotransferase domain-containing protein, whose translation MKKLKGMRVAVLAADGFEQVELTRPVKRLEKEGARVTIVSLHKGRIRGMNLLVPGRKVRVDATLREVKAADFDALLLPGGFMNPDFLRQSALALDFVKDADLLDLPIAVICHGPWLLASAGLLEGRHVTSWPGIRNDLENAGAHWTDEPVVRDGNWVSSRGPHDLLAFEHAMVELLAERMSPAITRRSTAEAAPRWPRWLAGGLAAAATLGLVARGRKALA comes from the coding sequence ATGAAGAAGCTGAAGGGGATGCGGGTGGCCGTGCTGGCGGCGGATGGCTTCGAGCAGGTGGAGCTGACGCGGCCGGTGAAGCGCCTGGAGAAAGAGGGCGCGCGCGTCACCATCGTCTCCCTCCACAAGGGCCGCATCCGGGGCATGAACCTGCTGGTGCCCGGCCGCAAGGTGCGCGTGGATGCCACGCTGCGCGAGGTGAAGGCCGCGGACTTCGACGCGCTGCTCTTGCCCGGCGGCTTCATGAACCCGGACTTCCTCCGGCAGAGCGCCCTGGCGCTGGACTTCGTGAAGGACGCGGACCTGCTGGACCTGCCCATCGCGGTCATCTGTCACGGGCCGTGGCTGCTCGCGTCGGCGGGGCTGCTGGAAGGCCGCCACGTGACGTCCTGGCCGGGCATCCGCAACGACCTGGAGAACGCGGGCGCGCACTGGACGGATGAGCCCGTCGTGCGCGACGGCAACTGGGTGTCCAGCCGGGGGCCGCACGACCTGCTCGCCTTCGAGCACGCGATGGTGGAGCTCCTCGCGGAGCGCATGTCGCCCGCCATCACCCGCCGCTCCACCGCGGAGGCCGCGCCGCGCTGGCCCCGGTGGCTCGCGGGGGGACTCGCCGCCGCGGCCACGCTGGGCCTGGTCGCGCGCGGCCGAAAGGCCCTGGCCTAG
- a CDS encoding GAF domain-containing protein, translating into MVEAFTKVSEASRLLLDKGLCPATGSDALGMVARPMKVDRACIFENRTTNLAGRFLTDLRHAWAEPGVVSPLAHPVLRALPLRDYAMAWTDMLEAGMPVNCTSREAPPMMRELLERQGVQSVLLCPIVPAKQWWGFVAFEDCHQARIWRPEEVSLLKSLARAIGASVRHANMRSSLSQVRTNLTSVLRPVVGDT; encoded by the coding sequence ATGGTGGAAGCGTTCACGAAGGTGTCCGAAGCGTCGCGGTTGCTCCTGGACAAGGGCCTGTGCCCGGCCACGGGTTCGGATGCGCTGGGCATGGTGGCCCGCCCGATGAAGGTGGATCGCGCGTGCATCTTCGAGAACCGGACCACGAACCTGGCGGGCCGGTTCCTCACGGACCTGCGCCACGCGTGGGCGGAGCCGGGCGTGGTGTCCCCGCTGGCGCACCCGGTGCTGCGTGCGCTGCCCCTGCGCGACTACGCGATGGCGTGGACGGACATGCTGGAGGCGGGGATGCCGGTCAACTGCACCTCCCGCGAGGCGCCGCCGATGATGCGCGAGCTGCTGGAGCGCCAGGGCGTGCAGTCCGTCCTGCTGTGCCCCATCGTCCCGGCCAAGCAGTGGTGGGGGTTCGTGGCGTTCGAGGACTGCCACCAGGCGCGCATCTGGCGTCCGGAAGAGGTGTCCCTGCTCAAGTCGCTGGCGCGGGCCATTGGCGCGTCGGTGCGGCACGCGAACATGCGCTCCTCGCTGTCGCAGGTGCGCACCAACCTCACCAGCGTGCTGCGCCCCGTCGTCGGGGACACCTGA
- a CDS encoding tetratricopeptide repeat protein, whose protein sequence is MRTFRRGLTALALVAGLTGCPRPSSVVAPHVLESAAERAGQGDAEARTLAFAGFHAYLVAGDVKLAQQRFDAAVQKDPGDPYALEGQALLARRNGQSDRALAASVELVKRAPRHPLAVIAARYMLDRVGTSRAEDDTLLKGVDAALAAGARGETAYLLRATRLAVASLRADTATQAQTLKDLGGASEATLVGPFSPFHVLAIDEPIAPEKDGSFAGPFTGAYGALAARTVRSPDGRLDLGGEPGHGDMYALGIDAEVAQAGVYVLRTVSQTSHRVLMDGAPVLERRDWARTASTVTVRAMELPAGKHRFVVKMSRDNTQGGLTFALMKADGSPAGVRLTAATGPAPRWDASAPGEVEAPDMYPGAEDLAQALQGEAGETLSTFLAVRDGLARDPDGTQRLMAKLEATTPALLTLRAEQAAQDRGIPSKVARGRATRDLEAALAKDPGNVSALLLRADLFLDDGQPATALDTLKTARDAVKPAGFPVHILMARAALALDVDAQAEVALASALEAQPGLCEALGLQYSLARRRDAVARTDELVKAQEGCPGADARRVDHLRTRGDLEGAAKGYTQLLAQDPDNLTTAAALSSIYLSQRRYEDAAKVLQTQARVWPRNAEILKRLADVREYAGQGAEALKLREQALKLDGTDLSLRRAVERAKTGKELLAAYAIDGKEALKAYEAAPVTGGSAAAYVLDAAAVQVYPDGSLVNRIHTIQKALEQSGVQDIAEVNIPRGAQVLALRTLKADGRVLEPENIEGKDTMSLPGVQVGDSVEVEYLLPESDRGPAQPGFTASAFYFQIANQPNAWSTYTVVAPKGSGMKVDAHGMKAPPPEVKGDVEVFHYDARRVPPFIPEPDAPPSGNEYLPFVMVGAGETGNDGLARVYGDAFQDRWLRTSEVEAFARQATEGKKGLDAVKALHAAVMKRFSGRDASLAQSAASTVAQDRGSRLTVMKAGLETLGIPSRIAAIRTFNTDPAPYLFPADALLPYAALRVEVPGEAPVWLDTSVRYGPFGELPEAAMGEREAYLLPEPGKPLQKVKTPPLKPRTGKDVKLTLELGADGSLKGQGEETYSGFEAAQIAEAFEQLSAESRKQALQGAVSRYFGGAELASVKLEHEEAVGAPFVLRYAFTVPRFGRMEGDSRMALGPVTFPALLGRRYVQLSTRTTPLYIDDTEASRTNVALTLPQGWKLSDPQAGLKVDSEFGHFTRTEKQEGRTLSIAESIHMPRARVTPAEYEKFAAFAGDVDLLQVRELFLVKQ, encoded by the coding sequence ATGCGCACCTTCCGTCGCGGCCTGACCGCGCTCGCCCTCGTCGCCGGACTCACCGGCTGCCCCCGGCCCTCCTCCGTCGTCGCGCCCCACGTGCTCGAGTCCGCCGCCGAGCGCGCCGGTCAGGGTGACGCGGAGGCGCGCACGCTCGCGTTCGCGGGCTTCCACGCGTACCTCGTCGCGGGCGACGTGAAGCTCGCGCAGCAGCGCTTCGACGCCGCCGTGCAGAAGGACCCGGGCGACCCGTACGCCCTGGAGGGGCAGGCGCTGCTGGCCCGGCGCAACGGCCAGTCCGACCGCGCGCTCGCCGCGTCGGTGGAGCTGGTGAAGCGCGCCCCGCGCCACCCGCTGGCCGTCATCGCCGCCCGCTACATGCTGGACCGCGTGGGCACGTCGCGCGCGGAGGACGACACCCTCCTCAAGGGCGTGGACGCCGCGCTCGCCGCGGGCGCCCGGGGTGAGACCGCCTACCTGCTGCGCGCCACGCGCCTGGCGGTGGCCAGCCTCCGCGCGGACACGGCCACCCAGGCCCAGACGCTCAAGGACCTGGGCGGCGCGAGCGAGGCCACGCTGGTGGGGCCCTTCTCGCCCTTCCACGTGCTGGCCATCGACGAGCCCATCGCGCCGGAGAAGGACGGTTCGTTCGCGGGCCCCTTCACGGGCGCGTACGGCGCGCTCGCGGCGCGCACGGTGCGCTCGCCGGACGGCCGGCTGGACCTGGGCGGCGAACCCGGGCACGGGGACATGTACGCGCTGGGCATCGACGCGGAGGTGGCGCAGGCCGGCGTGTACGTGCTGCGCACGGTGAGCCAGACGTCGCACCGCGTGCTGATGGACGGCGCCCCCGTGCTGGAGCGCCGCGACTGGGCGCGCACCGCGTCCACGGTGACCGTGCGCGCGATGGAGCTGCCAGCGGGCAAGCACCGCTTCGTGGTGAAGATGTCCCGCGACAACACCCAGGGCGGGCTCACCTTCGCGCTGATGAAGGCGGACGGCAGCCCCGCCGGGGTGCGCCTCACCGCCGCCACCGGGCCCGCGCCGCGCTGGGACGCGAGCGCCCCGGGCGAGGTGGAGGCCCCGGACATGTACCCGGGCGCGGAGGACCTGGCCCAGGCGCTCCAGGGCGAGGCCGGCGAGACGCTGAGCACCTTCCTCGCGGTGCGCGACGGCCTGGCGCGCGACCCGGACGGCACCCAGCGGCTGATGGCGAAGCTGGAGGCGACGACGCCCGCGCTGCTCACCCTGCGCGCGGAGCAGGCCGCGCAGGACCGCGGCATCCCGTCCAAGGTGGCGCGCGGCCGGGCCACCCGCGACCTGGAGGCGGCGCTGGCGAAGGACCCGGGCAACGTGTCCGCGCTATTGCTCCGCGCGGACCTCTTCCTGGATGACGGCCAGCCGGCCACCGCGCTGGACACGCTGAAGACGGCGCGCGACGCGGTGAAGCCCGCGGGCTTCCCGGTGCACATCCTCATGGCCCGCGCCGCGCTGGCGCTGGACGTGGACGCGCAGGCGGAGGTCGCCCTGGCCTCGGCGCTGGAGGCCCAGCCGGGCCTGTGCGAGGCGCTGGGGTTGCAGTACTCGCTGGCGCGCCGGCGCGACGCGGTGGCCCGCACGGACGAGCTGGTGAAGGCCCAGGAGGGCTGCCCCGGCGCGGACGCCCGGCGGGTGGACCACCTGCGCACGCGCGGCGACCTGGAGGGCGCGGCCAAGGGCTACACGCAGCTGCTGGCGCAGGACCCGGACAACCTCACCACCGCCGCGGCGCTCTCCAGCATCTACCTGAGCCAGCGCCGCTACGAAGACGCGGCGAAGGTGCTCCAGACGCAGGCCAGGGTGTGGCCGCGCAACGCGGAGATCCTCAAGCGGCTGGCGGACGTGCGCGAGTACGCGGGCCAGGGCGCGGAGGCGCTGAAGCTGCGCGAGCAGGCGCTCAAGCTGGACGGCACGGACCTGTCGCTGCGCCGCGCGGTGGAGCGCGCGAAGACGGGCAAGGAGCTGCTGGCGGCGTACGCCATCGACGGCAAGGAGGCGCTGAAGGCCTACGAGGCGGCGCCTGTGACGGGCGGCAGCGCGGCGGCGTACGTGTTGGACGCGGCGGCGGTGCAGGTCTACCCGGACGGCTCGCTCGTCAACCGCATCCACACCATCCAGAAGGCGCTGGAGCAGTCGGGCGTGCAGGACATCGCGGAGGTGAACATCCCGCGCGGCGCCCAGGTGCTGGCGCTGCGCACCCTCAAGGCCGACGGCCGCGTGCTGGAGCCGGAGAACATCGAGGGCAAGGACACCATGAGCCTGCCCGGCGTGCAGGTCGGTGACTCCGTGGAGGTGGAGTACCTGCTGCCCGAAAGCGACCGCGGCCCCGCGCAGCCGGGCTTCACCGCGTCCGCGTTCTACTTCCAGATCGCCAACCAGCCGAACGCGTGGAGCACGTACACCGTCGTCGCGCCCAAGGGCAGCGGCATGAAGGTGGACGCGCACGGCATGAAGGCGCCGCCGCCGGAGGTGAAGGGCGACGTGGAGGTCTTCCACTACGACGCGCGCCGCGTGCCGCCGTTCATCCCGGAGCCGGACGCGCCGCCCTCCGGCAACGAGTACCTGCCCTTCGTGATGGTGGGCGCGGGCGAGACGGGCAACGATGGCTTGGCGCGCGTGTACGGCGACGCGTTCCAGGACCGGTGGCTGCGCACGTCCGAAGTGGAGGCGTTCGCGCGCCAGGCCACGGAGGGCAAGAAGGGCCTGGACGCGGTGAAGGCGCTGCACGCCGCGGTGATGAAGCGCTTCTCCGGCCGCGACGCGAGCCTCGCGCAGTCCGCCGCCTCCACCGTGGCGCAGGACCGCGGCAGCCGGCTCACCGTGATGAAGGCGGGCCTGGAGACGCTGGGCATCCCCTCGCGCATCGCGGCCATCCGCACCTTCAACACCGACCCCGCGCCCTACCTCTTCCCGGCGGACGCGCTCCTGCCCTACGCGGCGCTGCGCGTGGAGGTGCCGGGCGAGGCGCCGGTGTGGCTGGACACGTCCGTGCGCTACGGCCCCTTCGGCGAGCTGCCGGAGGCCGCCATGGGCGAGCGTGAGGCGTACCTGCTGCCGGAGCCCGGCAAGCCCCTGCAGAAGGTGAAGACGCCGCCGCTCAAGCCGCGCACGGGCAAGGACGTGAAGCTCACCCTGGAGCTGGGCGCCGACGGCAGCCTCAAGGGCCAGGGCGAGGAGACGTACTCCGGCTTCGAGGCCGCGCAAATCGCGGAGGCCTTCGAGCAGCTCTCCGCGGAGAGCCGCAAGCAGGCGCTCCAGGGCGCGGTGTCGCGCTACTTCGGCGGCGCGGAGCTGGCGTCCGTGAAGCTGGAGCATGAGGAGGCCGTGGGCGCGCCGTTCGTGCTGCGCTACGCGTTCACCGTGCCGCGCTTCGGGCGCATGGAGGGCGACAGCCGCATGGCGCTGGGCCCCGTCACCTTCCCCGCCCTGCTGGGCCGGCGCTACGTGCAGCTGTCCACGCGCACCACGCCGCTCTACATCGACGACACGGAGGCCAGCCGCACCAACGTCGCCCTCACCCTGCCCCAGGGCTGGAAGCTCAGCGACCCGCAGGCGGGCCTGAAGGTGGACAGCGAGTTCGGCCACTTCACCCGCACGGAGAAGCAGGAGGGGCGCACGCTCAGCATCGCGGAGTCCATCCACATGCCCCGCGCCCGCGTCACCCCGGCGGAGTACGAGAAGTTCGCCGCCTTCGCCGGTGACGTGGACCTGCTCCAGGTGCGCGAGCTGTTCCTCGTGAAGCAGTAG
- a CDS encoding serine/threonine-protein kinase — translation MSSFEPTAISRSRPPDLVSGYRLEKLVGAGGMGEVHKATQLSLGRTVAVKLLNPELAKDPSFIARFQKEAAALATLSHPHVVAIVDKGKTDTTYYLVMEFVDGPSLRELMRSPSMETPVLLRRMLEICRAIEYAHGRGVIHRDLKPENILLDQQAGGIAKVSDFGLASFLDDATAASRFALTSTHVSMGTISYMAPEQRVDAKSADARADIFSLGVILYETFTGEVPLGTFDPPSRKRSGLDPRVDAIVMRCLKPDPDDRYPSVTALIADLEPLVPGSLLSMPPLRLTRWQRAKASMRRAARVTAQTAASVTVLAAVGVLGVAYHRSGQVHVQPPLPGAAMMGELGPDTPRNGPGRVEEVTTDKRRVTMGDGPDLPQVLVAGRTLTFENKALVFPPVDEDKESRVGRARVDVMGLVGGVARLTARVRAEAPPATWQRRLKEVLNGPPPEPVAAVGLLGRPGRYVMLVNHGAGAPLSLEWALGERSGAMLGLVSPEGEARLELFVTEDGVMQAFVGQGKDQRAIAEPLNLGRDWQAHFGEAPAPVVGCIEGTCSIEGLTYTVDRPASVVEAPATPVVVIPQAPVRTVAANTVPAKAVVQKKPAPPPPPKRQPVKAAPAKPAPKRR, via the coding sequence ATGTCCTCGTTTGAGCCAACCGCCATCAGTCGTTCCCGGCCTCCTGACCTCGTCAGCGGCTACCGCCTGGAGAAGCTCGTCGGTGCCGGCGGCATGGGAGAGGTCCACAAGGCCACCCAGCTGTCGCTCGGCCGCACGGTCGCGGTGAAGCTGCTGAACCCGGAGCTGGCCAAGGACCCGTCGTTCATCGCGCGCTTCCAGAAGGAAGCCGCGGCGCTGGCGACCCTGAGCCACCCCCACGTCGTCGCCATCGTCGACAAGGGGAAGACGGACACCACCTATTACCTCGTGATGGAGTTCGTGGACGGGCCGTCCCTGCGCGAGCTCATGCGCAGCCCGTCCATGGAGACGCCGGTGCTCCTGCGCCGGATGCTCGAGATCTGCCGGGCCATCGAGTACGCGCACGGCCGGGGCGTCATCCACCGCGACCTGAAGCCGGAGAACATCCTGCTGGATCAGCAGGCCGGCGGCATCGCGAAGGTGTCCGACTTCGGGCTGGCGTCCTTCCTGGACGACGCGACGGCGGCCTCGCGCTTCGCGCTCACGTCCACGCACGTGTCCATGGGCACCATCTCGTACATGGCGCCCGAGCAGCGCGTGGACGCGAAGAGCGCGGACGCGCGGGCGGACATCTTCTCGCTGGGCGTCATCCTCTACGAGACCTTCACGGGCGAGGTGCCGCTGGGCACCTTCGATCCTCCGTCGCGCAAGCGCTCGGGGCTGGATCCGCGCGTGGACGCCATCGTGATGCGGTGCCTCAAGCCGGATCCCGACGACCGCTATCCGTCCGTCACCGCGCTCATCGCGGACCTGGAGCCGCTGGTCCCCGGCAGCCTGCTGTCCATGCCGCCCCTGCGGCTGACGCGCTGGCAGCGGGCGAAGGCGTCCATGCGCCGCGCGGCGCGCGTGACGGCGCAGACGGCCGCGAGCGTGACGGTGCTGGCCGCCGTGGGCGTGCTGGGCGTGGCGTACCACCGCAGCGGGCAGGTGCACGTGCAGCCGCCGCTGCCGGGCGCCGCCATGATGGGCGAGCTGGGTCCGGACACGCCCCGCAACGGTCCCGGCCGGGTGGAAGAGGTCACCACGGACAAGCGCCGGGTGACGATGGGAGACGGTCCGGACCTACCGCAGGTGCTGGTGGCGGGCCGGACGCTGACCTTCGAGAACAAGGCCCTCGTCTTCCCGCCCGTGGACGAAGACAAGGAGTCGCGCGTGGGCCGCGCCCGCGTGGACGTGATGGGGCTGGTGGGCGGCGTCGCCCGGCTGACCGCGCGCGTGCGCGCCGAAGCGCCGCCAGCCACGTGGCAGCGCCGCCTGAAGGAAGTGCTGAACGGCCCGCCGCCGGAGCCGGTGGCCGCGGTGGGGCTGCTGGGACGGCCGGGCCGCTACGTGATGCTCGTGAACCACGGCGCGGGCGCGCCGCTGTCCCTGGAGTGGGCGCTGGGTGAGCGCAGCGGCGCCATGCTGGGCCTGGTGTCCCCGGAGGGTGAAGCGCGGCTGGAGCTGTTCGTCACCGAGGACGGCGTGATGCAGGCCTTCGTCGGCCAGGGTAAGGATCAGCGCGCCATCGCGGAGCCGCTGAACCTGGGCCGGGACTGGCAGGCCCACTTCGGTGAGGCCCCGGCGCCGGTCGTCGGCTGCATCGAGGGCACCTGCAGCATCGAGGGGCTCACCTACACGGTGGACCGGCCCGCGTCCGTGGTGGAGGCCCCCGCCACGCCGGTGGTGGTCATCCCCCAGGCGCCGGTGCGCACGGTGGCCGCCAACACGGTGCCGGCCAAGGCGGTGGTCCAGAAGAAGCCCGCCCCGCCGCCCCCGCCCAAGCGCCAGCCGGTCAAGGCGGCCCCCGCCAAGCCCGCCCCGAAGCGACGCTAG
- a CDS encoding sensor histidine kinase: MNSRTPIRGYRAGFFFVVMLLSGVTGFMLWTEVRTGHQVDALVLEALERASLIGRIRVDVMSLESAIEAHVRSSGDAERKEADAVMEDILGSIRQSSEAYMRHLPPGEKEVWLRFNGACQGLADQVRAAAVFSRQRDAERARRHLVESIRPLAAEVDQLAGQLATENASDARVLVGRLGTLRVRNTALGAVTTLLAILLSMVVGWHIISLLKRQDATIQGQLEELGRHNQELDAFTRRVAHDLMGPLSPLKGYLTLIRRSGAVKDPGALEMISQCESSAVRMGELIEALLRFCRAGTRGDGTMGELDTAVSTLLLEVSQTATALGVSLERELEPGVLVDCPAQLLQVVARNLLSNAVKYTAGRPDPRVKVRVATEGTDAVVEVTDNGLGMSAATQASLFQPFFRAAEVRGIPGHGLGLATTRRVVEAHGGTLTVHSEEGKGTRIRVRFARVARTPAPLVVESGPQRDAPSIRKAS, from the coding sequence ATGAACTCGCGGACCCCCATCCGTGGATACCGCGCGGGATTCTTCTTCGTGGTGATGCTGCTGTCGGGCGTCACCGGCTTCATGCTCTGGACGGAGGTGCGCACCGGGCATCAGGTGGACGCGCTGGTGCTGGAGGCCCTGGAGCGCGCGAGCCTCATCGGCCGCATCCGCGTGGACGTGATGTCGCTGGAGTCCGCCATCGAGGCGCACGTGCGCTCCAGCGGCGACGCCGAGCGCAAGGAAGCCGACGCGGTGATGGAGGACATCCTGGGCAGCATCCGCCAGTCCTCGGAGGCGTACATGCGCCACCTGCCGCCCGGCGAGAAGGAGGTCTGGCTGCGCTTCAACGGCGCGTGCCAGGGGCTGGCGGATCAGGTGCGCGCGGCGGCGGTCTTCTCACGCCAGCGCGACGCGGAGCGCGCCCGGCGCCATTTGGTGGAGAGCATCCGCCCGCTGGCGGCGGAGGTGGACCAACTGGCGGGACAGCTGGCCACGGAGAACGCGTCCGACGCGCGCGTGCTGGTGGGACGGCTGGGCACGCTGCGGGTGCGCAACACGGCCCTGGGCGCGGTCACCACGCTCCTGGCCATCCTGCTGTCCATGGTGGTGGGCTGGCACATCATCTCCCTGCTCAAGCGCCAGGACGCCACCATCCAGGGGCAATTGGAGGAGCTGGGGCGGCACAACCAGGAGCTGGATGCGTTCACCCGGCGCGTGGCGCACGACCTGATGGGGCCGCTGTCCCCGCTCAAGGGCTACCTCACGCTCATCCGGCGCTCCGGCGCGGTGAAGGACCCGGGCGCGCTGGAGATGATCTCCCAGTGCGAGTCCAGCGCGGTGCGCATGGGCGAGCTCATTGAAGCGCTGCTGCGCTTCTGCCGCGCGGGCACCCGGGGCGACGGGACGATGGGGGAGCTGGACACGGCGGTGAGCACGCTCTTGTTGGAGGTGAGCCAGACAGCGACGGCGCTGGGCGTGTCGCTGGAGCGCGAGCTGGAGCCAGGCGTGCTGGTGGACTGTCCGGCGCAGCTGCTCCAGGTGGTGGCGCGGAATCTCTTGTCCAACGCGGTGAAGTACACGGCGGGGCGGCCGGATCCGCGCGTGAAGGTGCGGGTGGCGACGGAGGGCACGGACGCGGTGGTGGAGGTGACGGACAACGGGCTGGGGATGAGCGCGGCGACGCAGGCGTCGTTGTTCCAGCCGTTCTTCCGGGCCGCGGAGGTGCGGGGCATTCCCGGGCACGGCCTGGGACTGGCCACCACCCGGCGCGTGGTGGAGGCGCACGGCGGCACGCTCACGGTGCACTCGGAGGAGGGGAAGGGCACGCGGATCCGCGTGCGGTTCGCGCGTGTGGCGCGCACTCCGGCGCCGCTTGTGGTGGAGTCCGGCCCGCAGCGCGACGCCCCCTCCATCCGCAAGGCCTCATGA
- the sufU gene encoding Fe-S cluster assembly sulfur transfer protein SufU produces MSSDLKDLYQEVVLEHSKRPRNFRVVEGATCAAEGYNPLCGDQLSVTLKLEDGVIRDIGFQGQGCAISKASASLMTGAVKDKTREEAEALFERVHTLVTEGPDKVDVESLGKLAVLSGVSEFPARVKCASLAWHTLHAALDGRSTSVSTE; encoded by the coding sequence TGGTGCTGGAGCACTCCAAGCGCCCGCGCAACTTCCGGGTGGTGGAGGGTGCCACCTGCGCGGCGGAGGGCTACAACCCGCTGTGCGGCGACCAGCTCTCCGTGACGCTCAAGCTGGAGGACGGCGTCATCCGCGACATCGGCTTCCAGGGCCAGGGCTGTGCCATCTCCAAGGCGTCCGCGTCGCTGATGACGGGCGCGGTGAAGGACAAGACGCGCGAGGAGGCCGAGGCCCTCTTCGAGCGCGTGCACACACTGGTGACCGAAGGGCCGGACAAGGTGGACGTGGAGTCGCTGGGCAAGCTCGCGGTGCTGTCCGGCGTGAGCGAGTTCCCGGCCCGGGTGAAGTGCGCGAGCCTGGCGTGGCACACGCTGCACGCGGCGCTGGATGGCCGCTCCACCTCGGTGTCGACGGAGTAG
- the sufT gene encoding putative Fe-S cluster assembly protein SufT, which produces MRGAMTVIERDVDAMLIPSGDKVLLPAGSELTVVQTLGGNVTVQDPYGQLFRIDEKNADALGEEYAAKAKTPDAEITPGEFHEEQVWEQLRTVYDPEIPVNIVELGLVYTCKATPLEEGGQRVDIEMTLTAPGCGMGQVLVEDVRSKVSALPGVKEAHVELVWEPQWDQSRMTDVARLQLGWM; this is translated from the coding sequence ATGCGAGGCGCGATGACAGTCATCGAGCGCGACGTGGACGCGATGCTCATCCCCAGCGGGGACAAGGTGTTGCTGCCGGCGGGCTCGGAGTTGACGGTGGTGCAGACGCTGGGCGGCAACGTCACGGTGCAGGACCCGTACGGCCAGCTGTTCCGCATCGACGAGAAGAACGCGGACGCGCTGGGCGAGGAGTACGCCGCCAAGGCGAAGACGCCCGACGCGGAGATCACCCCCGGGGAGTTCCACGAGGAGCAGGTCTGGGAGCAGCTGCGCACGGTCTACGACCCGGAGATCCCGGTGAACATCGTGGAGCTGGGCCTGGTGTACACGTGCAAGGCCACGCCGCTGGAGGAAGGCGGCCAGCGCGTGGACATCGAGATGACGCTCACCGCGCCCGGCTGCGGCATGGGGCAGGTGCTGGTGGAGGACGTGCGCTCCAAGGTGTCCGCGCTGCCCGGCGTGAAGGAGGCCCACGTGGAGCTCGTCTGGGAGCCCCAGTGGGACCAGAGCCGCATGACGGACGTCGCGCGGCTCCAGCTGGGTTGGATGTGA